The segment caagatttgaacccaggcagtctggtccAGGTCCATGCTCCTGACCTTTGTAAACTTGAAATCTTTTGTGTGAAATCAACGCAGATAACTAAATCTTTTGTGTGAAATTAACGCAGATAactaaaatccttttaaaaaaaagatttatttatttagagaaagagcactCCAGCATGAACATGTGcaagaggaggggggtggggggaagggaccaaaggagagggagagggagaatcccaagcggactccccgctgagcgctgagcctgagatcctgaccctgagatcatgacctgagccgaaatcgagagtcccacaagagtcccacgcttaacggaccaagccacccaggtgtcccaactaaaatgtttctaaaacaaCGTGGAGGTCAAACAAAACTGGGCCACCCAACGTGCAGTGTCTACTCTGAGGGACTGCCctcaggaagaggagggaaggggagaactgggagggagagggaggacacCACTCTCCAGACTGGAGGGCCAGGGGCTTGGGCAGGACAGTTGGGAAGGGCTGAGGTTCCTCCTTCTGCACCTTGTCCTGCAGGATGTGGCTGATGCCCTGGGAGGGGGTGCGGACCCTGCCATCAACGCGACCAGTAACAGCAACCACTCAGTCTGGGACCTGGGCAGCGCCTTCTTTTTCTCAggcaccatcatcaccaccatcggTGGGGAAGGGGACTGGGCACGTGGAGGGGGGCAAGGGGCCGCTGGGCTTTCTCTtgggggaaggtgcagagggaggaagtggggggcaAGCAGCCCCTAGACTTCCCGCACGGCCCCTCTGCCCAGGCTATGGCAACGCAGCCCTGCGCACAGATGCCGGGCGTCTCTTCTGCATCTTTTATGCGCTGGTGGGGATCCCGTTGTTCGGGATCCTGCTGGCGGGGGTCGGGGACCGGCTGGGCTCCTCTCTGCGCCGCGGCATCGGTCACATCGAAGCCATCTTCCTGGTGAGCTGCTCCTTGTCCTGAGCACCCTCGCGTTGAGCTCGGGTTACCCTTCCCTACGTCCGCGCCCCGCACGAGAGAGTGGGCCTCGAGATCGCGGAAGCCTCGCGCACAGGATCCTGGAGGCggtggtgtgggggggtgtgCCTAGAGGTTTTGGCGATGCCTTGGGTCCTTCCTGTCCATTGCCACTCCCTGCAGAAGTGGCATGTGCCACCGGGGCTGGTGCGAATACTCTCGGCGGTGCTCTTCCTGCTGATCGGCTGCCTGCTCTTTGTCCTCACGCCCACGTTCGTGTTCTGCTATGTGGAGGGCTGGAGCAAGCTGGAGGCCATCTACTTCGTCGTAGTGACGCTCACCACGGTGGGCTTCGGGGACTATGTGGCCGGTGAGGCCACCTTTCTTGCGCTGCACTTCCCTATCCACTCTATTCCTGCCCAGGGGCCCTGCACTCTTGCGTCTCCCTCCAAATTCCTTGTGGTGTGTGCACTCACAGGCACTTGCTCCGATACCTACACGCCCTCACGGGATGCACCTGCACGTTCTTGCACGGGTGCAGCACCTCGTGTGCCCTTACATTCTCGCATGCCTGCACCCTGATGCATGCTCACACATATATTAAGTGCACCCCTCACACGTGCCACATTCTTATATATGTGCACCCCTTCCATATGCTCACATTTTTGCATGTGAGCACACTCACTCGCGTCTTTGTATCTAGCACACCTTCAAGTCATGCACACTCATCTTGCATGCATTCACACACTCTAGCACACACCCACTGATTGCCCTGGAGAGGCGGATCCACTCACTGAGCTGGGAAGAGGGGCAGTGAATCAGGAGCTCACAGGGTAAAAGCCTGCCCCACAATCAACATCTTTCTGGCCTCCCCGGTGGTATCCCAGGCGCCAGCCCCAACCAGAGCAACGCAGCCTATCAGCCGCTGGTGTGGTTCTGGATCCTGCTCGGCCTGGCCTACTTCGCCTCCGTACTCACCACCATCGGAAACTGGCTGCGAGTAGTGTCCCGCCGCACTCGGGCAGAGGTAGGCGCCCCTGGGTCGGCGCTGCGCTTGAGCTGTGCCGCTGGCGCGCTCCACCCTAGCAGCGGGTTCATCAGTCAGTCTCCCTTCTCGAGTGCGGGCTTCTCGAAGCAGGGACggagtgccccccacccccaccaagtgGACCCGGCCCAGGGACAAAGGGTTAAACTTGGACCGGTTTGCGGATGACTCCATCTCTGTTCTCATGGCTAGGGCTGTGAgatttagaaaagaacaaaacaaaacaaaaagcaggaagcCCAGTTAAATGTGACTTTCAGATAAATAGTGGATCATATTTGAGTGTAAGTTATGTCCCAAATGTTGCATGGGAGGgatatgcatatattaaaattttatttgtcgtttatctgaaattcacatttaccTGGGCGACCTATGTTGTGTGACCCAACTGGTCGCGCCGGTCGAGGAGCTCTAGAGAGGTGCAAAGGTCTCCAGGGGGCACGGGAAGGATAGCTGAAATAAACCCAGGGCTTTCTAGAAAAGCTCCTGGAGAAGAGGGCTCTTAGGTTCggatggaggagaggagggtgtgTAGCTGGGTGACGAGCCTTTCCGCGCTCTGGCGGGCTGAGACAGGGGGACCGGGAGGAAAAGAGGGGCCGTGTCTGATTGGCGAAGGGTAGCCTCCCGGGGTTACAGAGGCAGTTGAGGAGGACCCGCGGGCGAGGACTGCCTTTCCTCCTCGCGCAGATGGGCGGCCTCACGGCGCAGGCCGCCAGTTGGACCGGCACGGTGACGGCGCGGGTGACCCAGCGAGTCGGGCCCACGGCACCACCGCCTCTGGAGAAGGAGCGGCCACTCCTGCCCCCACCGCCGTGTACTGCGCAGCCCGCCGGCAGGTCCCCGTCCCCGCTCCCCGCGAAGGCCGAGCCGCCCTCTCCGTCCTCCCCATCCACCCCGCCCACGGCCTCGGCGCTGGATTACCCCAGCGAGAACCTGGCCTTCATCGACGAGTCCTCTGACACGCAGAGCGAGCGCGGCTGCGCGCTGCCCCGCGCGCCACGGGGTCGCCGCCGCCCCCCTAACCCTCCCCGTAAGCCGGCGCGGCCGCGGGGCTCGGGGCGCCCGCGGGAAAAAGGCGTGCCGGTGTAGGGGCAGGCCCCCCTGCCCGGGCCTCTCAAAGGGCTTCGCTCTTTCGCTCTCCCCGGCATGCTCTGCTTGTTTGACCAAAGAGGCCTCTCTCGACCAGACTGAGGCCTGCGGAGGAGGCCACGGGTGCCGCCCCCGCTCCTGGCCCTCTCCTCACTTCATCCATTCGCAGACCCCCACGGCTTTCTGTCTCGCTGTCCCGGCTGGGCCCGTCCCTCACACCTCACGACTGTGCCTCAAAAGCCTGCATCAATAAACGAAAACAGTTTGCACCGCTGCGGGCGTGCGCGCTCCGGGGACGCGAGTGGGTGTGGGAGTGCTTGCGTCGGGCCACCTCCGGGGCAAGCCAGGCCTCCAGTGACCCCCGGGCCGCGCCCTCCTCCCCACGCCTGGGCCCGTGTCTCCGCCGGGAGGCTACCGGGTAGGATCCGGAATAGGAATGTGCCAAGGTGTTCTGTGCGTCTCCAACCTCAGCGCAGATGCCGGgcggtggggatgggggagagagaatggcGTCTAACGTGGGGGGCTGTAGATGGAACTCTCCCTCGCGACCCCCGCAGCACCCTTCGGGAACGggattctgcccctccccgctcctgGAGCGTGACCCTTTGCTCCTCGCCCCGAGGCCTGTGGCGACTGGGTCCGTTGGGGCAGAACCATGGAGGAAAAGCCTTACAAAGTAAGAACTCTTCCCGGACCCCCTCCCGCTGTGAGCCCCCAGCCTGGGTCCAGCCTGGGTCCCTGGCTGTTCTCTCCCTCAGCCTTGGCCCCGGGGCAGCTCCCAACGAGCCCCCCTGAGCCGACTCGACGGAGGGACGTCCCCAGcctgctcttcctttccttcccaactCCTCGCGGCCCTTGGCTTCCCTCGTTGTATGTGGCCCACAGGCGTCTTTGGGCAGCCATGGCTCAGACATATCGAGCCCAGACAACGACATCCGGAATCTGTGGACCAGAGCCACGCTGTCGCAGCCGAACCTGAATGTGCCGCGGTCCAGGGTCGGCGAGGACTCGGACGTGGAGGGCAGCAGCAGCGGCACCAAGTCTCGCCGGTGGTACAATCAGAAGGCCCCCCGCGACTCGGATGGTAGTTGGGAAGAATGGGACGACGGAGAGGACAAGGACAGTTTCAGACAGGAGGATCTGAACGAGCCCTCCTTGTTGGAGCTGGAGCTGCGTCGGGCCGGCTCCCTGGGAAGCCGtttagaggaagaggaggacgtCGATTCCAAGCCCGACACCGGTCAGTGTGGCGTCACAGGGTTGTGGGTATCCACAGGGCAGGGGGGGGGGATGGCCAGGACCTCAATATCTGTTGCTGTGAAGTGGGGGGTGGAAGGGGAAGCTCTAGGATCCGTTTCCAGGATTCCCTTCCCGGGACGGGCGCCAGCGTTCATCTTTTACGCTTTAAATCGACCAGACATTATTGGAGCGCCCCCTACTGGGTAGGCGGCGTACGAGGTCCTGTGGCCACGGCACGCCAGGTCCGAGAGACACCTGCGAAAATGCGCAAAGGCAGCGTGGTAGGACCCATGCTTTTAACGGAATCACTGGGATAGTTGAGAGGAGGGAGTTATTTCCTTGTGTATGGATTTGCTGTCGTTGAGGAAGTGTCTGtctttcattcactcagtcaTTGGCTACAACTTTTAAGCACCTACTTCTTGCTGGGCACTGTCTGGGACTTCCCCAACCCCCAGTCCCTACATTGCTGGATTGAAACAGATAACAATATTGTaatgccatttattgagtgcttgctgtgtgccaggcactgggcttcCTTTGCAGGATCACCTTAAACTTCACAACCTCCATAAGG is part of the Ailuropoda melanoleuca isolate Jingjing chromosome 16, ASM200744v2, whole genome shotgun sequence genome and harbors:
- the KCNK4 gene encoding potassium channel subfamily K member 4 — translated: MRSTTLLALLALVLLYLVSGALVFQALEQPHEQQAQRELGEVREKFLRAHPCVSDQDLGLFIKDVADALGGGADPAINATSNSNHSVWDLGSAFFFSGTIITTIGYGNAALRTDAGRLFCIFYALVGIPLFGILLAGVGDRLGSSLRRGIGHIEAIFLKWHVPPGLVRILSAVLFLLIGCLLFVLTPTFVFCYVEGWSKLEAIYFVVVTLTTVGFGDYVAGASPNQSNAAYQPLVWFWILLGLAYFASVLTTIGNWLRVVSRRTRAEMGGLTAQAASWTGTVTARVTQRVGPTAPPPLEKERPLLPPPPCTAQPAGRSPSPLPAKAEPPSPSSPSTPPTASALDYPSENLAFIDESSDTQSERGCALPRAPRGRRRPPNPPRKPARPRGSGRPREKGVPV
- the CATSPERZ gene encoding cation channel sperm-associated protein subunit zeta, producing the protein MEEKPYKASLGSHGSDISSPDNDIRNLWTRATLSQPNLNVPRSRVGEDSDVEGSSSGTKSRRWYNQKAPRDSDGSWEEWDDGEDKDSFRQEDLNEPSLLELELRRAGSLGSRLEEEEDVDSKPDTEISSSESSSLNILKHTPHRAYWMEQQNRLPLPLMELMENEALEILTKALRSYRSGIGRDHFLTKQLHGCIEGLKRRRSKRLNILGH